A portion of the Leptospira broomii serovar Hurstbridge str. 5399 genome contains these proteins:
- a CDS encoding putative solute-binding protein gives MKMKKYLVSVALLFAFGNPIGIRTIDAAEAVDRTMCVFDPSGAHGDVFKSAQRYQAQALTWGIRLDLKAYTDEVVANSDFKAGKCHMAFLTSLRVRGYVPQSGSIEAIGALPSYDLLHRTIEVLANPKARKLNVDGDYETMAMFPGGAVYLLLRDKNLKDIKDLAGKKIATLTYDQAATTMVDIVGASMVPAEIATFAGIFNNGRADACYSPAIGIKPLELMKGISPNGGIVRFPIGQLTFQIVARQKDFPENFGNTSRNWAAAQFDSMLALTKRAEQEIPSKFWLEVPKELANSYFEKFREVRIKLRDKKVYHPAILKLMKGVRCKSEPGAAECSDNLE, from the coding sequence ATGAAAATGAAAAAATATCTAGTTTCGGTCGCTCTATTATTCGCGTTCGGAAACCCGATCGGGATCCGCACTATAGACGCTGCAGAGGCGGTGGATCGCACTATGTGCGTGTTTGATCCGTCCGGCGCCCATGGGGATGTATTTAAATCCGCGCAAAGATACCAAGCGCAGGCATTAACCTGGGGAATTCGTTTGGATCTCAAGGCGTATACCGACGAGGTGGTGGCTAATAGCGACTTCAAGGCCGGAAAATGCCACATGGCATTTTTAACGTCCCTCCGAGTCAGAGGATATGTTCCTCAGTCCGGTTCCATTGAAGCGATCGGAGCCTTGCCGAGTTACGATCTTTTACACAGAACCATTGAAGTATTAGCGAATCCTAAAGCGCGCAAATTGAATGTGGACGGCGATTATGAGACTATGGCGATGTTTCCGGGCGGTGCGGTATATCTTCTTCTTCGCGACAAGAATCTAAAAGACATCAAGGATCTCGCCGGGAAGAAAATCGCAACTTTGACCTACGATCAGGCGGCAACCACAATGGTCGATATCGTCGGGGCTTCCATGGTACCTGCTGAAATAGCGACCTTTGCCGGGATTTTCAATAACGGAAGAGCGGACGCCTGCTATTCTCCCGCGATAGGAATTAAACCTCTGGAATTGATGAAGGGGATTTCCCCCAACGGCGGTATCGTCCGCTTTCCGATCGGTCAGCTTACTTTTCAAATCGTCGCTAGGCAAAAAGATTTTCCGGAGAATTTTGGAAATACTTCCAGGAACTGGGCAGCGGCCCAATTCGACTCCATGCTTGCCCTCACGAAACGAGCCGAGCAGGAGATCCCCTCGAAGTTTTGGTTGGAAGTACCTAAAGAACTTGCAAATAGCTATTTTGAAAAATTTCGGGAAGTTCGCATTAAACTTCGCGATAAAAAAGTATATCACCCGGCGATTCTTAAATTAATGAAGGGCGTTCGTTGCAAATCCGAGCCAGGTGCTGCAGAATGTTCCGATAATTTAGAATAA
- a CDS encoding PAS domain-containing sensor histidine kinase codes for MKENFDLLESPYKQPDDLFDDLPIASLLIDQTGLIRLANRQFELLSGCKKEDVENRFHWAEFAHPDDRESLMEQFLNLPKKQKSNSSKLRTRLKTADDYRSVCVHTNDLRGVDGKGEILVQLQELDEEGLLRDYDLPDPDCRWKSILVEGMDSIAVLDLYGNILFLSKTITGIATENYIGKSAYDLFSPHENRKFKILMNRVIKSRKPNSWELWSNFTGKRRHYFVRISPVSKQGEVHAIVALITDTTEQKESDSDRLKRMESERHRQKLEALGTLAAGVAHEINNPLTGILNYAEIVKDQLGMNEPLRKNLDVIIRESERISGIVKSLLGFVHKEEGEKLHVKAGDSLYFSVQLLLPFLLKDGISVENLSSLIDVQNEIPYVFAEPQRLKQVFLNLITNARDSLNEKYPSADVRKKLRFSQSIILKDGVRSVKITVEDAGTGIKKENLTRIFDPFFTTKPTSVGTGLGLSISYDIVKDLGGEIEFETEEREYARFHVILPVAEKIS; via the coding sequence GTGAAAGAAAATTTTGATTTATTAGAATCTCCTTATAAACAACCCGACGATCTATTTGACGATTTGCCGATAGCATCCTTATTGATCGATCAAACCGGATTGATCCGATTGGCGAATCGCCAGTTCGAACTTCTATCGGGTTGCAAAAAAGAGGATGTTGAAAATCGATTTCATTGGGCCGAATTCGCTCATCCGGACGATCGCGAAAGCTTAATGGAGCAGTTTTTAAATCTTCCTAAGAAACAGAAAAGTAATTCTTCCAAACTTCGTACTAGACTGAAAACCGCAGACGATTATCGAAGCGTATGCGTCCATACCAACGATTTAAGAGGTGTGGATGGAAAAGGCGAGATTCTCGTCCAGCTTCAAGAACTAGACGAAGAGGGACTACTGAGAGACTACGATTTACCGGACCCGGATTGTCGATGGAAATCGATTCTTGTGGAAGGAATGGATTCGATTGCGGTTCTGGATCTATACGGAAACATCCTTTTTCTCAGCAAAACCATAACGGGAATCGCAACGGAGAACTATATCGGAAAAAGTGCCTATGATTTGTTTTCGCCTCACGAAAATCGTAAGTTCAAAATTTTAATGAACCGAGTCATCAAATCACGTAAACCGAATTCATGGGAACTCTGGAGTAACTTTACCGGAAAACGGCGACATTACTTCGTTAGAATCTCTCCTGTTAGCAAACAAGGTGAAGTTCATGCCATCGTTGCGCTTATCACGGATACGACTGAACAAAAGGAATCGGATTCCGATCGTCTTAAAAGAATGGAATCGGAAAGGCATCGTCAAAAATTAGAAGCGCTTGGAACGCTCGCCGCCGGGGTTGCTCACGAGATTAATAATCCGCTCACAGGAATATTAAACTATGCCGAAATCGTTAAAGACCAATTAGGAATGAACGAACCTTTACGAAAAAATCTAGACGTTATCATCCGCGAGAGTGAAAGGATTTCCGGAATCGTAAAAAGTCTATTAGGATTTGTGCATAAAGAGGAAGGGGAAAAACTTCATGTCAAGGCGGGAGATTCTCTGTATTTTTCGGTCCAGCTTCTTTTGCCTTTTCTCTTAAAGGACGGAATTTCGGTGGAAAACCTTTCTAGTCTAATCGATGTTCAGAACGAGATCCCTTACGTATTTGCCGAGCCACAAAGATTAAAGCAAGTTTTTTTGAATTTAATCACTAATGCACGAGATTCCCTCAACGAAAAATATCCGTCTGCCGATGTACGAAAGAAACTTCGTTTTTCGCAATCCATAATTTTGAAGGACGGAGTTCGTTCCGTAAAGATTACGGTGGAAGATGCCGGAACAGGAATCAAAAAGGAAAATTTAACGAGGATCTTTGATCCATTCTTTACGACTAAACCAACCTCTGTCGGAACCGGACTTGGTCTTTCAATTAGTTACGATATAGTCAAAGACTTAGGCGGAGAAATCGAGTTCGAAACGGAAGAACGGGAATATGCGCGCTTTCATGTAATCCTACCGGTTGCGGAAAAGATTTCTTGA
- a CDS encoding TRAP transporter large permease subunit — MWRKIVSWSVLFFLFVPLIQSGAQLVQARLLGLGGSIWPEYAMIRNVCVSGLGSAGDKRAEVSESDSALLEELDLGSSGEAPVKTGPTETQLELVKLAANLTWTQALYCGVERRLSWITIFATDYIPMTMVVLLLVAGTVSTTRRYHIALRNPENSREEIVTEISQIVANLIVLVSAAFMLPLQKGVEAQIQVLWIVGLAFLSYLNLHNLFHPVFKSGEGRQNSNLTNILLCIPLYCWMAFVCGLYFFLLEHHPPGLAIYLQKLTAHATLYIQIGLYVWTGILLRDTSLGRRFFDLLNPWHLPSELMAVIIVVVAALPTAYSGASGIVVLALGATIFTELRRAGATQERALAATAMSGSLGVVLPPCLLVVIVASLNLDVTTDELFYWGWRVFAVSSSFFLIVSWFTRKESWKIRPATDAWAQTWKAFKPFSIYMLVSVSIVLIIVLGLGTHFDEHTAPYILPLAMLALLSIDYKLSKSSHPITEPAREAVKLSRTSYDAGSHLGALLLLMGLSACMGGVFERSEVVDLFPTQLGSPISAMIVLTIALVIIGMLMDPYGAVILVSVTLYPIAKANGIHPLNFWMTALVSFELGYLTPPVALNHLLTKHVVRDLLVKDESLTGKGFIARHEHIIIPIVVLLLTLIVTAFGPILFG; from the coding sequence ATGTGGAGAAAGATCGTTTCCTGGTCTGTATTGTTTTTCCTTTTTGTACCTTTGATTCAAAGTGGAGCACAGCTTGTTCAAGCGAGATTGCTTGGGTTAGGAGGAAGTATTTGGCCGGAATACGCAATGATCCGCAACGTTTGCGTTTCCGGTCTGGGCAGCGCCGGAGATAAAAGGGCCGAAGTCAGCGAATCCGATTCTGCATTGTTGGAAGAATTGGATCTCGGTTCCTCGGGAGAGGCTCCGGTTAAAACCGGACCTACGGAAACTCAGCTAGAGTTAGTCAAGCTAGCGGCAAATCTAACCTGGACTCAGGCTCTTTATTGCGGAGTGGAACGCAGACTTTCTTGGATTACGATTTTTGCAACCGATTACATTCCGATGACCATGGTGGTTTTACTTCTGGTCGCAGGAACCGTCTCCACGACCAGGCGATACCATATCGCCCTTCGGAATCCGGAAAATTCTAGGGAAGAAATCGTAACGGAGATCAGTCAGATCGTTGCGAATTTAATCGTTTTGGTTTCCGCAGCGTTTATGCTTCCTTTGCAGAAGGGAGTCGAAGCTCAGATCCAGGTTTTGTGGATCGTGGGTCTTGCTTTCCTTTCTTATTTAAATCTTCATAATTTGTTTCATCCGGTTTTTAAGTCGGGCGAGGGAAGACAGAATTCGAATCTGACGAATATTCTACTGTGTATTCCTTTGTACTGTTGGATGGCTTTTGTTTGCGGATTGTATTTCTTCCTGCTGGAACATCATCCTCCTGGTTTGGCCATTTACTTACAAAAGTTAACGGCTCATGCTACCCTTTATATCCAGATCGGTTTGTATGTTTGGACGGGAATTTTATTACGAGATACTTCTCTTGGCCGTCGATTCTTCGATTTACTGAATCCGTGGCATCTGCCTTCCGAATTAATGGCGGTGATCATTGTGGTTGTCGCGGCCTTACCGACTGCATATAGCGGTGCCTCCGGAATCGTAGTTTTGGCGTTAGGGGCGACAATCTTTACCGAATTAAGGAGGGCCGGTGCGACTCAGGAACGAGCATTGGCCGCGACAGCGATGTCCGGAAGTTTGGGAGTGGTCCTTCCGCCATGTTTACTTGTAGTGATCGTTGCGTCCTTAAATCTAGACGTCACTACGGACGAGTTATTCTATTGGGGGTGGAGAGTTTTTGCAGTTTCGTCCAGCTTTTTCCTCATCGTTAGTTGGTTTACTCGTAAGGAGTCCTGGAAAATTCGCCCGGCGACCGACGCCTGGGCTCAAACTTGGAAAGCATTTAAACCGTTTAGCATCTATATGTTGGTTTCCGTATCCATCGTATTAATCATCGTTCTCGGTTTGGGAACGCATTTCGACGAGCATACTGCCCCCTATATTCTGCCTCTAGCGATGCTAGCGCTTCTATCGATCGACTATAAACTTTCCAAATCGTCTCATCCGATTACCGAGCCGGCCAGAGAGGCAGTGAAACTTTCTAGAACTTCTTACGATGCCGGATCGCATTTAGGAGCGCTTCTTCTACTAATGGGACTTTCGGCATGTATGGGCGGTGTCTTCGAACGTTCGGAAGTCGTCGATTTGTTTCCTACTCAGTTAGGTTCGCCCATATCTGCGATGATAGTCCTTACGATTGCTCTGGTGATTATCGGAATGCTTATGGATCCGTATGGAGCGGTCATTCTCGTATCGGTTACGCTATATCCAATCGCAAAGGCAAATGGGATTCATCCGTTGAATTTCTGGATGACGGCTTTGGTCTCGTTTGAATTGGGATATTTGACGCCACCGGTCGCCTTAAATCATTTGCTTACCAAACACGTAGTTAGAGACCTTCTTGTAAAAGACGAATCGTTGACCGGAAAAGGATTTATCGCAAGACATGAGCATATCATCATTCCGATCGTTGTACTCTTACTTACTCTGATAGTGACCGCATTCGGACCTATTCTTTTCGGTTAA
- a CDS encoding FKBP-type peptidyl-prolyl cis-trans isomerase, producing MIKKGINSKKTILIVTFMICLAGAGLLFAQAPGLIIKEIKKGTGKEAFNGSNVTVHYTGWLTNGKKFDSSKDRGKPFSFDLGSGQVIRGWDKGVQGMKEGGIRKLTIPPDLGYGSRGAGADIPPNSTLIFEVELLKVY from the coding sequence ATGATAAAAAAAGGAATCAACTCAAAAAAAACAATCTTAATCGTTACATTCATGATCTGCCTTGCAGGAGCAGGCCTGCTCTTTGCGCAAGCGCCGGGTTTGATTATAAAGGAAATCAAGAAAGGCACCGGTAAGGAAGCTTTCAACGGATCTAATGTAACCGTTCATTATACCGGCTGGCTTACCAATGGAAAGAAATTCGACAGTTCCAAAGACAGGGGAAAACCGTTTAGTTTCGATCTCGGATCCGGACAAGTAATACGAGGCTGGGATAAAGGCGTTCAAGGAATGAAAGAAGGCGGAATAAGAAAACTTACTATTCCACCCGATCTAGGATACGGAAGTAGAGGGGCAGGCGCGGATATTCCTCCCAATTCAACTTTAATCTTTGAAGTAGAACTTCTGAAGGTCTACTGA
- the pgsB gene encoding poly-gamma-glutamate synthase PgsB, which translates to MIETEVLSLLIAVLIFYGWWEYRSHRQILKKIPIRIHVNGTRGKSSVTRLISAGLREAGIRTLAKTTGTLPRVVFPDGDEKSVYRAGRANILEQTKILRLAAQQSVEAVVLECMALDPQNQWISENRIVQATHMVITNIGEDHLEIMGPKKEDVALALGATIPPNRKLFTSEREFLHILKKICLDRGTELIASVLNETEVVTDEDLRGFSYYEHRENVNLALRVCDSIGVDRQTALRGMQKAIPDLGATAAYKMDFFGRQIYFVNGFAANDPASSKRVWELARLAFPEVQSKIAIVNCRPDRPDRSLQLGTEVGSWGENSPNAYLIVGTGTHIFGKGALDAGVPASKLHFAEDVSEMEIFEMALALGSKTTLFVGIGNIGGLGLSLVRTFKNRSEPIGLR; encoded by the coding sequence GTGATTGAAACCGAAGTGTTATCCCTCCTTATAGCCGTTTTAATATTTTACGGTTGGTGGGAGTATCGCAGCCATAGACAAATTCTTAAAAAAATTCCGATTCGTATTCACGTTAACGGAACAAGAGGAAAAAGTTCGGTGACCCGATTAATCTCCGCAGGATTGAGGGAGGCCGGTATCCGAACCCTGGCAAAAACAACCGGAACGCTTCCTAGAGTCGTATTTCCCGACGGTGATGAGAAGTCGGTGTACCGTGCGGGCAGAGCGAATATACTGGAACAAACTAAGATACTGAGACTCGCAGCTCAGCAATCCGTAGAAGCCGTCGTTTTGGAATGTATGGCCTTAGATCCTCAGAATCAATGGATCTCGGAGAATAGAATCGTTCAGGCCACACATATGGTTATCACCAATATCGGAGAGGACCATCTGGAGATTATGGGACCGAAAAAGGAAGACGTAGCTCTTGCGTTAGGTGCAACAATTCCGCCCAATCGGAAATTATTCACTTCGGAAAGGGAATTTTTACACATTCTAAAAAAGATATGCCTGGACCGAGGGACCGAATTGATTGCTTCCGTTCTGAATGAAACCGAGGTCGTAACGGACGAGGATTTACGCGGGTTCTCTTATTACGAACATCGCGAAAACGTGAATTTAGCTCTCAGAGTTTGCGACTCCATCGGAGTCGATCGACAAACGGCGCTTAGGGGAATGCAGAAAGCAATTCCGGATCTAGGCGCAACTGCCGCTTATAAAATGGATTTTTTCGGTAGGCAGATCTACTTTGTAAACGGATTTGCCGCAAACGATCCCGCCTCTTCCAAACGAGTTTGGGAACTGGCAAGATTGGCTTTTCCGGAAGTCCAAAGTAAAATTGCGATCGTGAATTGCAGACCCGATCGTCCTGATCGATCTTTGCAACTCGGGACCGAGGTAGGTTCTTGGGGCGAAAATTCACCGAATGCATATCTAATCGTCGGAACCGGGACTCATATTTTTGGAAAGGGCGCCCTTGACGCAGGAGTTCCTGCTTCTAAATTGCATTTTGCCGAGGATGTTTCGGAAATGGAAATTTTTGAAATGGCACTTGCTCTAGGTAGTAAAACGACATTATTCGTAGGTATCGGAAACATCGGAGGATTGGGACTCTCTTTGGTTCGGACTTTTAAAAATCGCAGTGAACCGATAGGACTGAGATGA
- a CDS encoding SpoIIE family protein phosphatase has product MSSEPNKDPTTSKTAFRSASRKDVIRILERITDAFLSLDPELRIIYANFEAERLLDVIRENLVGKRIAEILPQFSDTLLFPTIIDCKRSGLPKDLELLDPTDGTWYEVRIFPSIEDLAVYFRDVTSRKLGEVKLRESEERLSELVRTSLEPILSLNAAMEIVLMNPAAEELFSYRSWEVMNRHIEFLLPDRHKKWGSRVLEKLAQIPEKGIFGPFRGRRKDGSEPLLEAAISRMKTSSGEGFTIIVRNITERIRTGRKLRNTVEELRQVDRERNHLLHNLEAQVRARSKELSRFYTSMKEELNLAKRVQNSLLPPIDASIPGASTFVTYLPVMDVGGDWYDVFEVRPGVLRILLADATGHGVQAALVTMTIKGVYEPIKYVANSPMELLAGINFDYCRNFKSLQMYFSCFILDIDTQKKEFKFASAGHPALFWKSKDKIELLERTGSLVGLNTAMVFTEEDRKYRPGDSILMITDGIFEEFDSHQNPFGEERIELIYQTSGLKGKSLHDRLIKDMKAHLGNKDPQDDITLISINLS; this is encoded by the coding sequence ATGTCCTCCGAGCCAAATAAAGATCCGACGACTTCAAAAACGGCGTTTCGTTCCGCCTCCAGAAAGGACGTAATACGTATCCTCGAACGTATCACCGATGCGTTTCTCTCCCTAGACCCGGAACTCAGAATTATTTACGCCAATTTCGAAGCGGAACGGCTTTTGGATGTAATCCGGGAAAATCTAGTCGGAAAGAGAATAGCCGAAATTTTACCTCAATTTTCTGACACATTGCTCTTTCCTACGATCATCGATTGTAAGAGGTCCGGACTGCCAAAGGATTTGGAATTATTGGATCCAACCGACGGTACCTGGTACGAGGTTCGAATTTTTCCGTCCATCGAGGACCTCGCAGTCTATTTCAGAGATGTCACGTCTAGAAAATTAGGCGAAGTCAAATTGAGGGAATCAGAGGAAAGACTTTCCGAGCTTGTTCGCACTTCCTTAGAGCCGATCCTTTCGCTTAACGCAGCAATGGAAATCGTACTCATGAATCCTGCTGCGGAAGAATTATTTTCCTATAGAAGTTGGGAAGTGATGAACCGACATATCGAATTTCTTCTTCCGGATAGGCATAAAAAATGGGGGAGCCGGGTATTAGAGAAGTTAGCGCAGATACCCGAAAAAGGAATTTTCGGTCCTTTTAGAGGAAGGAGAAAAGACGGTAGCGAACCTCTTTTGGAAGCCGCGATTTCCAGGATGAAAACTTCTTCGGGGGAAGGTTTTACTATAATCGTAAGAAATATTACCGAAAGAATTCGAACCGGCCGCAAACTCAGAAACACTGTCGAGGAATTAAGGCAGGTTGATAGAGAACGTAATCATCTTCTTCATAATCTTGAAGCTCAGGTTCGGGCTAGATCGAAAGAGCTCTCTCGATTTTACACGTCGATGAAGGAGGAGTTAAATCTCGCCAAGAGGGTACAAAATAGCCTTCTTCCTCCGATCGACGCATCCATTCCGGGAGCTTCCACGTTCGTAACTTATTTACCGGTCATGGACGTAGGTGGGGATTGGTACGACGTATTCGAAGTACGGCCCGGCGTATTAAGGATTCTTCTTGCGGATGCTACGGGACACGGGGTACAGGCTGCCTTAGTGACTATGACCATTAAAGGCGTTTACGAACCGATAAAGTATGTGGCGAATTCTCCAATGGAATTACTTGCCGGGATAAATTTCGATTATTGCAGGAATTTCAAAAGTTTACAAATGTACTTTTCCTGTTTTATCCTGGATATAGATACTCAGAAAAAAGAATTCAAATTCGCTTCGGCCGGACACCCTGCATTGTTTTGGAAATCTAAGGATAAAATCGAATTGCTGGAACGTACCGGATCTCTAGTCGGTCTTAATACCGCAATGGTTTTTACCGAGGAAGATCGTAAGTATCGGCCGGGAGATTCCATTCTGATGATTACCGACGGAATTTTCGAAGAGTTCGATTCCCATCAGAATCCGTTCGGAGAAGAACGTATCGAACTTATTTATCAGACCTCGGGTTTGAAAGGGAAATCGTTGCACGATCGACTCATAAAGGACATGAAAGCGCATCTAGGCAATAAAGACCCTCAGGACGATATAACCTTGATTTCCATTAATCTTTCGTAA
- a CDS encoding inorganic phosphate transporter, giving the protein MDIFLIIVGVMAILGVMDLLVGVSNDAVNFTNSAVGARAASRRLILIISAVGILFGALSSSGMMEVARKGIFHPEYFSLGELMFLFLAVMVADIILLDLYNTLGLPTSTTVSLVFELLGASLAMAILKTETVNDAFRIINSESALKIIFGIVFSVIFAFFAGLFLMFVFRLIFSFRLEKTIRLFGGLFAGLATTIVIFFVLLTAMKGSTLIDKDLLKWIGDNFRQIIITSLIGFSVFFQILVFSGVNVLKFVVLLGTASLAMAFASNDLVNFIGVPIASLQTHELIKLSNWNTNTLAVGLAGEVPTPNLLLLGAALIMIFSLFRSKKAETVTQTEVSLGSQGETIESFQSSLVARVFVQIALGIYRPIKIILPKGIRTWIGERFSNTASKEIVKIHENDAFDLLRASVNILIASGLILIGTIQKLPLSTTFVTFMVAMGTSLADGAWQKENAVNRVSGVLTVIGGWFMTAIFASMMGAVIATTFFYFGFPAVVAVLAGTLFLVLLFNRIHGQRKAAYDENIEKLVNINRHPEKALAKTVSSILGSLIIAKKAMNNVYSGFINGKKKDFKQTGKLLKNIKKMYENSISNFLTLANKHFDEREFQSIHPVTNALGYIDRIAENITNILRSSSNNIDSFRSGLSKDEREDLKDLRKLAEEGFELLVDSDKIPSLLDKARSKKKVKELSDIKIRIYKNQMRRIRKGDSRLKSSTSYFVVVEELVDINENLMGLAEELHHVLPWAEEMRKQLQKPNNVSNGRHAILPFEEKKEKGKKRKKKKLKAE; this is encoded by the coding sequence ATGGATATTTTTCTAATCATCGTAGGGGTGATGGCCATCCTTGGGGTCATGGACCTTCTTGTCGGTGTTTCGAACGACGCGGTAAATTTTACCAATTCCGCCGTCGGTGCGAGAGCGGCTTCCAGGCGATTGATTCTAATTATTTCTGCAGTCGGAATTCTATTCGGAGCTTTAAGTTCCAGCGGAATGATGGAAGTGGCGAGAAAAGGAATTTTCCATCCCGAATACTTCAGCCTCGGCGAGCTCATGTTTCTGTTCTTAGCTGTAATGGTAGCCGACATTATTCTTTTGGACCTCTACAATACTCTCGGCTTACCGACGTCTACGACGGTCTCCTTGGTATTTGAATTATTGGGTGCGTCGCTCGCGATGGCGATTTTAAAAACGGAAACCGTTAACGACGCATTTCGCATAATCAATTCGGAGAGTGCATTAAAAATTATCTTCGGTATCGTATTTTCCGTAATCTTCGCCTTTTTTGCCGGATTATTTTTGATGTTCGTTTTCCGGCTCATATTCAGCTTCAGACTGGAAAAAACGATTCGTTTGTTTGGAGGATTATTTGCCGGTTTAGCGACCACAATCGTAATCTTCTTTGTTCTACTGACCGCAATGAAAGGCTCCACGCTCATCGACAAGGACCTGCTAAAATGGATCGGCGATAACTTTCGGCAAATCATTATAACTTCCTTAATCGGCTTTTCGGTCTTCTTTCAGATCCTCGTATTTTCCGGCGTGAATGTACTCAAATTCGTCGTGCTCTTGGGGACCGCATCCTTGGCCATGGCCTTCGCGAGTAATGACTTGGTGAATTTTATCGGTGTTCCGATTGCGAGTCTCCAGACTCATGAGTTGATCAAGCTATCGAACTGGAATACAAATACTTTAGCGGTAGGATTGGCTGGAGAAGTCCCCACGCCTAACCTGCTTCTTTTAGGCGCCGCATTGATAATGATCTTTTCCCTTTTCCGTTCAAAGAAGGCGGAAACTGTTACTCAAACCGAAGTGAGCCTCGGTTCTCAGGGTGAAACGATCGAAAGTTTTCAAAGCAGCCTTGTCGCAAGAGTCTTTGTTCAAATTGCATTAGGAATTTACCGACCGATCAAAATTATTCTTCCGAAAGGAATCAGAACCTGGATCGGCGAAAGATTCTCCAACACTGCTTCCAAGGAAATCGTTAAGATCCATGAGAACGACGCGTTCGACTTACTCCGAGCTTCGGTAAATATCCTCATCGCTTCCGGATTGATCTTGATCGGAACAATTCAAAAGCTCCCGCTATCAACGACCTTCGTAACCTTTATGGTCGCGATGGGAACCTCTTTAGCGGACGGCGCTTGGCAAAAGGAAAACGCAGTCAATCGTGTCAGTGGAGTTCTGACCGTAATAGGCGGATGGTTTATGACCGCAATCTTTGCCTCCATGATGGGCGCAGTGATAGCGACCACTTTCTTTTACTTCGGCTTTCCCGCGGTAGTAGCAGTACTCGCAGGAACTCTTTTTCTTGTCTTACTTTTCAATAGAATACACGGACAACGGAAGGCAGCTTACGACGAAAATATCGAAAAACTAGTCAATATCAACCGGCATCCCGAAAAGGCCCTCGCAAAGACCGTATCTTCCATTCTGGGCAGTTTAATCATCGCCAAAAAAGCGATGAATAATGTTTATTCCGGTTTCATAAACGGAAAGAAGAAGGATTTTAAGCAAACCGGAAAATTACTTAAAAACATCAAGAAGATGTATGAGAATTCGATATCCAACTTCTTAACTTTGGCGAACAAGCATTTCGACGAAAGAGAATTCCAATCCATTCATCCCGTGACGAACGCTCTCGGATATATCGACCGAATTGCCGAAAATATTACGAATATCTTAAGAAGTAGCTCCAATAATATAGATTCTTTCCGTTCGGGACTCAGCAAGGACGAACGCGAAGATTTAAAAGATCTACGGAAACTTGCGGAAGAAGGATTTGAACTCCTAGTGGATTCCGATAAAATTCCTAGCCTTTTGGATAAGGCCAGATCCAAAAAGAAGGTCAAAGAACTCTCCGATATCAAAATTCGTATTTATAAGAATCAAATGAGACGGATCAGAAAGGGGGACAGTAGACTCAAATCGAGCACTTCTTATTTCGTGGTCGTGGAAGAACTAGTCGATATTAACGAAAACCTGATGGGCCTCGCAGAAGAACTCCACCATGTCCTGCCCTGGGCCGAAGAAATGAGAAAACAATTACAAAAACCCAATAATGTTTCCAACGGACGCCATGCAATCCTCCCCTTCGAAGAGAAGAAAGAAAAAGGCAAAAAAAGGAAGAAAAAGAAACTAAAGGCTGAATGA
- a CDS encoding RNA recognition motif domain-containing protein: protein MKISVGNLPQEWSEEDLKKLFSQYGEVQHVLIKKDKLTGRSLGYGSLELEDEAAKKALEALNKKEIAGKALAVVDSEEWKKEFDKKNSVKGGAGGTKVLGSQTKGGFSGSGIRRTGGRGK from the coding sequence ATGAAAATTTCCGTGGGAAACCTTCCCCAGGAATGGTCTGAAGAAGACTTAAAGAAACTTTTTTCCCAATACGGGGAAGTTCAGCATGTCCTGATTAAAAAGGACAAACTGACAGGACGTTCTTTAGGCTACGGCTCTTTGGAATTGGAAGACGAAGCCGCTAAAAAGGCTTTGGAAGCTTTGAATAAAAAGGAAATCGCCGGAAAAGCCCTGGCCGTTGTGGATTCCGAAGAATGGAAGAAAGAGTTCGATAAAAAGAATTCAGTAAAAGGCGGAGCCGGTGGAACGAAAGTTCTTGGTAGCCAAACTAAAGGCGGATTCTCCGGATCCGGCATACGACGGACAGGAGGTAGAGGAAAATGA